In Sphaeramia orbicularis chromosome 7, fSphaOr1.1, whole genome shotgun sequence, one genomic interval encodes:
- the acvrl1 gene encoding serine/threonine-protein kinase receptor R3 isoform X3 translates to MGSSALLTMVIAVLFLWISAFHAVSASDCKDDDDGKLLCTCENEKGTCVNGTCRGDVCFYSWWRGIEERGCFSNDNYREQCYSAFHLLFIQCCRENECNAFITVPPRINQEPTPNPPVPPRPELWIAVSLLLLTVAACVCGVVLFLRCRRAHCRLKNMEDPDATMLKVPNGDDPTYGDIFDEFCTSGSGTGLPYLVQRTMARQISLVECVGKGRYGEVWRGTWMGESVAVKIFSSRDEQSWFRETEIYNTVQLRHDNILGFIASDMTSKNSSTQLWLVTHFHELGSLYDFLQYSSLEPESCLRMCLSVACGLVHLHTEIVSSQGKPAIAHRDLKSRNILVKWNGQCCIADLGLAVIHSQSNDYLDVGNNPRVGTKRYMAPEVLDETIRVDVFESYKQTDIWALGLVFWEISRRTNVNGIVEEYRPPFFDMVPSDPSFEEMKKVVCVDQQRPSLHNRLHSHPILTAIVKIMKECWFQSPSARLTALRVRKTLSKLDHDSDFSIEKLKRDV, encoded by the exons ATGGGAAGCTCTGCTCTGCTCACCATGGTCATAGCTGTGCTGTTTTTATGGATCTCTGCGTTCCATGCAG tTTCTGCCTCAGACTgcaaggatgatgatgatgggaaGCTGCTGTGTACGTGTGAGAATGAAAAAGGCACATGTGTAAATGGAACCTGTAGAGGGGACGTCTGCTTCTACTCATGGTGGCGCGGCATTGAGGAGCGGGGCTGTTTCTCCAACGACAACTACAGGGAGCAGTGCTACTCTGCTTTTCATCTTTTGTTCATCCAATGCTGCAGAGAGAATGAGTGCAACGCCTTCATCACAGTGCCTCCAAGAATTA ATCAAGAGCCAACACCAAATCCTCCAGTACCCCCTCGGCCAGAGCTGTGGATTGCGGTGTCTTTGCTGCTGTTAACCGTAGCTGCTTGTGTCTGTGGTGTGGTTCTGTTCCTGCGCTGCCGTCGAGCGCACTGCAGACTGAAAAACATGGAGGACCCTGACGCCACCATGCTCAAGGTCCCTAATGGAGATGATCCAACATATGGA gatatttttgatgagttttgcaCATCAGGCAGCGGGACAGGGCTGCCATATTTGGTCCAAAGGACTATGGCCAGACAGATCTCTCTTGTCGAATGTGTCG GTAAAGGCAGGTATGGGGAAGTGTGGAGGGGAACGTGGATGGGGGAGAGTGTGGCAGTCAAGATCTTCTCGTCAAGGGATGAGCAGTCCTGGTTCAGAGAGACAGAGATCTACAATACTGTACAACTGCGACATGACAATATACTGG GTTTCATAGCTTCTGACATGACGTCAAAGAATTCCAGCACCCAGCTGTGGCTCGTCACCCACTTTCACGAACTGGGTTCACTCTACGATTTCTTGCAGTACAGCAGCTTAGAGCCTGAGAGCTGCCTCAGGATGTGCCTCTCTGTGGCCTGTGGCCTGGTCCACCTCCACACTGAGATTGTAAGCTCCCAGGGAAAGCCTGCTATCGCTCACAGAGACCTGAAAAGCAGAAACATCTTGGTAAAGTGGAATGGACAGTGTTGCATCGCTGACCTAG GTTTAGCAGTCATACACTCTCAGTCTAACGACTACCTGGATGTTGGCAACAACCCTCGTGTCGGCACCAAACGCTACATGGCCCCTGAGGTGTTGGATGAGACGATCCGAGTGGACGTCTTCGAGTCATACAAGCAAACTGACATCTGGGCCCTGGGTCTGGTTTTTTGGGAAATCAGTCGCAGGACCAATGTAAATG GGATTGTGGAAGAGTACCGACCTCCCTTCTTTGATATGGTGCCATCAGATCCCAGCTTTGAGGAGATGAAGAAGGTGGTGTGTGTGGACCAGCAACGACCCAGTTTACACAACAGACTTCATTCCCATCCA ATCTTGACAGCCATTGTGAAGATCATGAAGGAGTGCTGGTTTCAGAGCCCGTCTGCCCGCCTCACAGCCCTGCGGGTGAGGAAGACACTCTCCAAACTGGACCATGACAGCGACTTCAGCATTGAAAAGCTCAAGCGGGACGTCTAA
- the acvrl1 gene encoding serine/threonine-protein kinase receptor R3 isoform X2 yields the protein MLEDKRSKVSEMGSSALLTMVIAVLFLWISAFHAVSASDCKDDDDGKLLCTCENEKGTCVNGTCRGDVCFYSWWRGIEERGCFSNDNYREQCYSAFHLLFIQCCRENECNAFITVPPRINQEPTPNPPVPPRPELWIAVSLLLLTVAACVCGVVLFLRCRRAHCRLKNMEDPDATMLKVPNGDDPTYGDIFDEFCTSGSGTGLPYLVQRTMARQISLVECVGKGRYGEVWRGTWMGESVAVKIFSSRDEQSWFRETEIYNTVQLRHDNILGFIASDMTSKNSSTQLWLVTHFHELGSLYDFLQYSSLEPESCLRMCLSVACGLVHLHTEIVSSQGKPAIAHRDLKSRNILVKWNGQCCIADLGLAVIHSQSNDYLDVGNNPRVGTKRYMAPEVLDETIRVDVFESYKQTDIWALGLVFWEISRRTNVNGIVEEYRPPFFDMVPSDPSFEEMKKVVCVDQQRPSLHNRLHSHPILTAIVKIMKECWFQSPSARLTALRVRKTLSKLDHDSDFSIEKLKRDV from the exons AGATGGGAAGCTCTGCTCTGCTCACCATGGTCATAGCTGTGCTGTTTTTATGGATCTCTGCGTTCCATGCAG tTTCTGCCTCAGACTgcaaggatgatgatgatgggaaGCTGCTGTGTACGTGTGAGAATGAAAAAGGCACATGTGTAAATGGAACCTGTAGAGGGGACGTCTGCTTCTACTCATGGTGGCGCGGCATTGAGGAGCGGGGCTGTTTCTCCAACGACAACTACAGGGAGCAGTGCTACTCTGCTTTTCATCTTTTGTTCATCCAATGCTGCAGAGAGAATGAGTGCAACGCCTTCATCACAGTGCCTCCAAGAATTA ATCAAGAGCCAACACCAAATCCTCCAGTACCCCCTCGGCCAGAGCTGTGGATTGCGGTGTCTTTGCTGCTGTTAACCGTAGCTGCTTGTGTCTGTGGTGTGGTTCTGTTCCTGCGCTGCCGTCGAGCGCACTGCAGACTGAAAAACATGGAGGACCCTGACGCCACCATGCTCAAGGTCCCTAATGGAGATGATCCAACATATGGA gatatttttgatgagttttgcaCATCAGGCAGCGGGACAGGGCTGCCATATTTGGTCCAAAGGACTATGGCCAGACAGATCTCTCTTGTCGAATGTGTCG GTAAAGGCAGGTATGGGGAAGTGTGGAGGGGAACGTGGATGGGGGAGAGTGTGGCAGTCAAGATCTTCTCGTCAAGGGATGAGCAGTCCTGGTTCAGAGAGACAGAGATCTACAATACTGTACAACTGCGACATGACAATATACTGG GTTTCATAGCTTCTGACATGACGTCAAAGAATTCCAGCACCCAGCTGTGGCTCGTCACCCACTTTCACGAACTGGGTTCACTCTACGATTTCTTGCAGTACAGCAGCTTAGAGCCTGAGAGCTGCCTCAGGATGTGCCTCTCTGTGGCCTGTGGCCTGGTCCACCTCCACACTGAGATTGTAAGCTCCCAGGGAAAGCCTGCTATCGCTCACAGAGACCTGAAAAGCAGAAACATCTTGGTAAAGTGGAATGGACAGTGTTGCATCGCTGACCTAG GTTTAGCAGTCATACACTCTCAGTCTAACGACTACCTGGATGTTGGCAACAACCCTCGTGTCGGCACCAAACGCTACATGGCCCCTGAGGTGTTGGATGAGACGATCCGAGTGGACGTCTTCGAGTCATACAAGCAAACTGACATCTGGGCCCTGGGTCTGGTTTTTTGGGAAATCAGTCGCAGGACCAATGTAAATG GGATTGTGGAAGAGTACCGACCTCCCTTCTTTGATATGGTGCCATCAGATCCCAGCTTTGAGGAGATGAAGAAGGTGGTGTGTGTGGACCAGCAACGACCCAGTTTACACAACAGACTTCATTCCCATCCA ATCTTGACAGCCATTGTGAAGATCATGAAGGAGTGCTGGTTTCAGAGCCCGTCTGCCCGCCTCACAGCCCTGCGGGTGAGGAAGACACTCTCCAAACTGGACCATGACAGCGACTTCAGCATTGAAAAGCTCAAGCGGGACGTCTAA
- the acvrl1 gene encoding serine/threonine-protein kinase receptor R3 isoform X1 produces the protein MFFLHGTHRLTTSDMKAATVRNRSLLFEMGSSALLTMVIAVLFLWISAFHAVSASDCKDDDDGKLLCTCENEKGTCVNGTCRGDVCFYSWWRGIEERGCFSNDNYREQCYSAFHLLFIQCCRENECNAFITVPPRINQEPTPNPPVPPRPELWIAVSLLLLTVAACVCGVVLFLRCRRAHCRLKNMEDPDATMLKVPNGDDPTYGDIFDEFCTSGSGTGLPYLVQRTMARQISLVECVGKGRYGEVWRGTWMGESVAVKIFSSRDEQSWFRETEIYNTVQLRHDNILGFIASDMTSKNSSTQLWLVTHFHELGSLYDFLQYSSLEPESCLRMCLSVACGLVHLHTEIVSSQGKPAIAHRDLKSRNILVKWNGQCCIADLGLAVIHSQSNDYLDVGNNPRVGTKRYMAPEVLDETIRVDVFESYKQTDIWALGLVFWEISRRTNVNGIVEEYRPPFFDMVPSDPSFEEMKKVVCVDQQRPSLHNRLHSHPILTAIVKIMKECWFQSPSARLTALRVRKTLSKLDHDSDFSIEKLKRDV, from the exons AGATGGGAAGCTCTGCTCTGCTCACCATGGTCATAGCTGTGCTGTTTTTATGGATCTCTGCGTTCCATGCAG tTTCTGCCTCAGACTgcaaggatgatgatgatgggaaGCTGCTGTGTACGTGTGAGAATGAAAAAGGCACATGTGTAAATGGAACCTGTAGAGGGGACGTCTGCTTCTACTCATGGTGGCGCGGCATTGAGGAGCGGGGCTGTTTCTCCAACGACAACTACAGGGAGCAGTGCTACTCTGCTTTTCATCTTTTGTTCATCCAATGCTGCAGAGAGAATGAGTGCAACGCCTTCATCACAGTGCCTCCAAGAATTA ATCAAGAGCCAACACCAAATCCTCCAGTACCCCCTCGGCCAGAGCTGTGGATTGCGGTGTCTTTGCTGCTGTTAACCGTAGCTGCTTGTGTCTGTGGTGTGGTTCTGTTCCTGCGCTGCCGTCGAGCGCACTGCAGACTGAAAAACATGGAGGACCCTGACGCCACCATGCTCAAGGTCCCTAATGGAGATGATCCAACATATGGA gatatttttgatgagttttgcaCATCAGGCAGCGGGACAGGGCTGCCATATTTGGTCCAAAGGACTATGGCCAGACAGATCTCTCTTGTCGAATGTGTCG GTAAAGGCAGGTATGGGGAAGTGTGGAGGGGAACGTGGATGGGGGAGAGTGTGGCAGTCAAGATCTTCTCGTCAAGGGATGAGCAGTCCTGGTTCAGAGAGACAGAGATCTACAATACTGTACAACTGCGACATGACAATATACTGG GTTTCATAGCTTCTGACATGACGTCAAAGAATTCCAGCACCCAGCTGTGGCTCGTCACCCACTTTCACGAACTGGGTTCACTCTACGATTTCTTGCAGTACAGCAGCTTAGAGCCTGAGAGCTGCCTCAGGATGTGCCTCTCTGTGGCCTGTGGCCTGGTCCACCTCCACACTGAGATTGTAAGCTCCCAGGGAAAGCCTGCTATCGCTCACAGAGACCTGAAAAGCAGAAACATCTTGGTAAAGTGGAATGGACAGTGTTGCATCGCTGACCTAG GTTTAGCAGTCATACACTCTCAGTCTAACGACTACCTGGATGTTGGCAACAACCCTCGTGTCGGCACCAAACGCTACATGGCCCCTGAGGTGTTGGATGAGACGATCCGAGTGGACGTCTTCGAGTCATACAAGCAAACTGACATCTGGGCCCTGGGTCTGGTTTTTTGGGAAATCAGTCGCAGGACCAATGTAAATG GGATTGTGGAAGAGTACCGACCTCCCTTCTTTGATATGGTGCCATCAGATCCCAGCTTTGAGGAGATGAAGAAGGTGGTGTGTGTGGACCAGCAACGACCCAGTTTACACAACAGACTTCATTCCCATCCA ATCTTGACAGCCATTGTGAAGATCATGAAGGAGTGCTGGTTTCAGAGCCCGTCTGCCCGCCTCACAGCCCTGCGGGTGAGGAAGACACTCTCCAAACTGGACCATGACAGCGACTTCAGCATTGAAAAGCTCAAGCGGGACGTCTAA